The Imtechella halotolerans DNA window ATAATTGAAGTATACTCAAGAGTAAGTGAATTGGTAGCGGATATTCGTAAAAATCCTAGGCCCATTCTATTGGAATTTAAAACTTTCCGCATGCGTGGTCACGAAGAGGCGAGTGGTACAAAATACGTGCCTCAGGAATTGATGGACGCTTGGGCTTTAAAAGACCCTTTAAGAAATTATCAAGAATTTCTACTAAAAGAAGGGATCCTATCCGAGTCCTACGATTTGGAACTTCATGAACAAATCAAAGCTGAAATTGATACTCATTTACAACTTGCGTTTGAAGAAGAGGCTATTGATGCACATGAAAGTAACGAATTAAATGATGTATACCATCCTTTTAATTACGAAGAATTTACGGCTGATTCAGAAAAAGAAAATATTCGACTAATTGATGCCATTTCACAAGGCCTACGTCAATCTATGAAGCGTCATGAAAACTTGGTGATCATGGGGCAAGATATTGCTCAGTATGGTGGTGTTTTCAAAATAACGGAGGGATTTGTTTCCCAATTCGGCAACGACAGGGTTCGCAATACACCTATTTGTGAATCAGGAATTGTATCCACAGCGATGGGATTATCTATAAATGGTATGAAAGCTGTGGTTGAAATGCAATTTGCAGATTTTGTTTCTTCAGGATTTAACCCTATTGTAAATTACTTGGCTAAAATCCATTATCGCTGGAATGAGAAAGCGGATGTTGTAGTACGCATGCCTTGTGGAGCTGGGGTGCAAGCAGGACCTTTTCATTCACAGACAAATGAAGCTTGGTTTACAAAGACTCCAGGTCTTAAAGTGGTGTATCCAGCCTTTCCTTATGATGCTAAAGGATTATTAGCTACTTCAATAAATGATCCTAATCCCGTGCTATTTTTTGAGCACAAGGCTTTATATAGAAGTATTTATCAGGAAGTACCTAAAGACTATTATACCTTACCTTTAGGGAAGGCTGCTTTACTATCAGAGGGTAATCAAATAACTATTATCACCTATGGAGCTGGAGTTCATTGGGCTCTAGATACACTAAAGAAATTTCAAGATATAAAGGCCGATTTGATTGATCTTAGGACATTGCAACCTCTTGACACAGAAACTGTTTTTACTTCTGTACGAAAAACAGGTAAAGCTATTATTTTGCATGAAGACAGTTTATTTGGAGGAATAGGAAGTGATCTATCTGCACTTATTATGGAACAGTGTTTTGAACATTTAGATGGACCAGTGATTCGTGTTGGAAGCTTGGAAACTCCCATACCTTTTACTAAAAATCTGGAAGACCAATACCTGCCAAAGCATCGATTTGAAACTGCACTGCAAAAATTAATGAATTACTAATGTTTTCGACATAGATTCCTAAGGAAACTGATAGTTATCATAATAAAAGCGCATTTTTTTGGGTATCTTTAATACATCATCTAAGGTCTCATTAATTGCAATTTTATTATGAAACGTATTTTATTACCCACCGATTTCTCTGAAAACTCATGGAATGCCATTCAATACGCCATGGAGTTATATAAAGAAGATGTATGTACATTCTACCTTTTGAATGCGTATACACCTATGCTTATTGAGCCAGTGAATCCTATGGGTTCAACAGCGGTAACTAAAGCCATGTTAGATGTAGTGCAAAAAAATGCAGAAGAAGGATTGGCCAATATGCTGAAAAGAATTCAAGAGACCTATGTAAATACAAAGCATCATTTTGAAACCATATGTACGTATGAATTCTTTTTGAATGCTGTTATTGAAGCACTTAAAAAGTATGAGATTTCACTTATAGTGATGGGAACCAAAGGTGCAAGTGGTCTTAAGGAAGTCTTTATTGGAAGTAATACAGCAGCTGTCATGGCAAAAACTCATTGTACTGTTTTGGTTATTCCAGAACATGCTGTATATACACCTCCTAGAGAGATAGCTTTTGTAACTGATTATGATCATTATTATGAAAGTGAAGAGATTTATGAATTATTTCATATCGTATTAAAGAATGATTCCACATTGAGTGTAATGCATTCATTAGATGCTTATGAAGAATTAAACGAAGAGCAAAAAGAAATCAAGCTGTTTTTAGGGAAAGTCCTCAAGGATATACGTCATGACTTCTACACCCTTACTAACGTGTCACTTTTAATGGCTACTAGACTTTTTATTGAAAGTAGAAAGATTGATATGCTTTGTATGACAGCTAAGCAACATAACTTCTTTGAGCGCATTTTTGGTAAACCAAGAGTAGAGGAGATTAGTTTTTATATTAAAATACCATTTTTAGTATTAAATGAGGTAAAAAAATAAGATTCCTTAGTTTCGTACCTCACATATATTATAGTTATGTTAAAGGTTTTCTAAAAAAAATGCAAAAAAGTATTTTTGAAGAAACTAAACCATAACTATGAAAAAAATTCTCATCACCTTGGCTTTGAGTGTATTGCTTTATCCGCCAACGCTTGAAGCTCAAAACAAATCTAAAAAATCAAAAAAACAACCTGAACTTACTACACAGGCACCTAAAAAACAATCAAAATTTAAGACATATCGAGAAGTTATACCTTCTAATGCAGTGACCGATCAAGGACTTTTTAAGGTACATAAGGTGGATGCTAAGTATTATTTTGAAGTTCCGAATTCTTTGCTAAACAAAGATATGCTGCTAGTGAGTAGATACGCTAAACTCCCTGCTGATCTTGGAGGAGGATATGTAAATGCAGGCTCAAAAACAAATGAACAGTTAATTGTATGGGAACGATTTCAAGATAAAATACTCATTAAAGTAAAGAATTATTCTGCTGTATCAAATGATTCACTACCGATCCATCTTTCAGTTAAATCTAATAATTATGAGCCTACACTATTTGCGTTTGATATCGCCACATTTTCTCCAGATTCAAGTGCTACGGTGATTGATGTTACCAAATTTTACGGTACAGATGTTAAGGCCATAAGTGGACTTTCTGCCTCCATGCGAACTACCTATAAAGTGAGAAACTTGGATGATTCCCGCAGTTTTATTACATCAATGAAAAGCTTTCCACAAAATATTGAAGTAATACAAGATTTCACTTTTAATGCGACCAGTCCTCCAAGTAATGCAGATACTGAGACAATAAGCATCCAAATGAATCAATCCATGATTCTTTTACCTGAAAATCCAATGACCCCCCGTTTTTATGACCCCCGCGTTGGATGGTTTACAGTAAGCCATTTTGATTATGGAAGTGAAGAACTAAAAAGCGATCAAAAAACTTTCATTCGCCGTTGGAGACTTGAACCTAAAGATCCTGAGGCATATGCTAGAGGCGAATTAGTAGAGCCAATAAAGCCGATTGTCTATTATTTAGACCCAGCGACACCGCATAAATTGAGAAAGTATATCAAACAAGGAATAGAAGATTGGCAAAAACCATTTGAAACTGCTGGCTTTAAAAATGCAATTATAGCCAAAGATCCTCCTACGAAAGAAGAAGACCCGGATTTTAGCCCAGAAGACATTCGTTACTCTGTTGTGCGCTATGTTGCCAGTACCACTCGTAATGCAATGGGACCAAGTGTATCTGACCCTCGAACAGGGGAAATTATTGAAAGTGATATTATATGGTATCACAATCATTTAAGGTCTTACAGAAACAGATATATGTTAGAGACTGGGGCAGCCAATCCTTCGGCACGCACTTTACAAACTTCAGACGAAGAAATAGGGGAAATGATGCGTATGGTAATTGCCCATGAAGTAGGCCATGCCTTAGGGTTTCCTCACAATATGGCAGGTAGCTTTGCATACCCAGTTGATTCATATAGAAATGGGGAGTTTACGCAAGAATTTGGTATTGCAGCAAGTATAATGGATTATGCCCGTTATAACTACATTGCACAACCAGGAGACAAAAATATCCGTTTTATACGTCAAATGGGACCCTATGATCACTATGCAACGAATTGGGGATACAGAATTATTCCTAACGCTAAATCACCAGAGGAAGAGCTTAAAACCCTTGACAAATGGATTGTTGAAAAGGCAAATGACCCTAAATATCGTTTTGGGGGATCTTCAAGGTTTGACCCATCTTCTCAAACAGAATCTATTGGAAATGATCCAGTAATGGCTAGCACATATGGATTAAAAAACCTTAAATATGTAGCTGAAAATCTTCCTAAATGGACCTCCGACGTGACAAATAACTATGATGATTTAGATGAGTTATATGGTGAATTATTGAGTGTGTATGGAAGATTTGTTGGACATGTAGTGACTAATATCGGAGGTGTTTATTCGATTACTAAGACTCCATCTCAAGGTGGACTTGTGTATACTCCTGTAGATAAAGAAGTTCAAAAGAAGTCAATGCAGTGGTTACACAGTAATGCATTCACCACTCCTGATTGGCTAATTTCAAACGAAATACTTCAAAACATTGATGCTGCGGGATATACAGAGACCATTAGAAATTTACAATCACGTCCTTTAAATTCAATATTAAATTTCGAAACTATTGGAAGACTTATTGATGCTGAAGCACTAACTACTAATAGTTATAAAGCAATGGAAATGCTTAGTGATGTTAGAAAAGGAATATGGAAAGAGGCAATGCAATCACAAAAGGTTGACGTATATAGAAGAAACTTACAACGTGCCTACATTGACCGAATGGGATATCTTATGACTGCAGAGCTTTCACAAGGAAGGGGAGTACAGTACTATTACAATGTAAATCAATCTGATGTAAGAGCTTTAGTTCGTGCAGAACTCAAAGCGCTACAGCGTCAATTAACCACAGCGAAGGGGCAGACCGCTGACACGCTTACAAAGTATCATTACGAAGATTGTATTGAAAGAATCAATCAACTATTAGAACCTAAATAATAGAAAAGGAGCTTAATAGCTCCTTTTTTTATACGTATTGTTTCAGTAATTTAACCAAATCATTCGTTTGTACCACACCAGATTGTCTCCACAATTGCTTACCATCCTTGAATATCATCAAAGTAGGAACCCCTCTAACTTGATATTGGGAAGCCAATGCTTGATTTTTATCTACATCTATTTTAAGTATAGATACAGAATCTCCTAGGGTTGCCTTGGTCTCTTGAAGAATAGGGGACATCATTTTACATGGTCCGCACCATTCAGCATAAAAATCTATAAGCACTGGTTTATTGCTCTGTATCAATGATTGAAAATTGCTCATTTTATTCATTATTAATTAGTTGCAAACTTATTGAAAATCGATCTAAAAATCTGTAACCTAAGTTACGATAGAGCAGTGATTAATTGTCGAAAAAAATGTATTTTTAAGGATTGAAAATCAATAACCATTATTGCTCTCTGTAAGAAGACAAACACATGAAAACCATTTTATTACCAACTGATTTTTCGGAAAACTCATGGAATGCAATCGTATATGCATTGGAAATGCATAAAGACGAACCTTGCCACTTTTTTGTTTTCAATTCATATGCTCCGCATATGTCAGCTCCAAGTACAGCGGTATCATCAGCACGTGCTTCTGAGGTTATTCAGGAAATTGCCAAAAAGGAGTCAGCTCAGGGGCTGGAAACCATCATGAAAAGAATAAAGGAATACGATACGAATCCAACTCATACCTTTGAAATCATATCTAGTTATGATTATATCGTATCTTCAATAATTTCAGCCATTGAGAAATACAAAGTAGATATGGTTGTGATGGGAACCAAAGGAGCAAGTGGGTTAAAAGAAGTGATGATTGGTAGTACAACGGCCAACATTATTGAAAAAGTAAAGTGTCCCGTAATCGCAGTACCTGAAAACGCTGTTTTTAAAGGACTAAATGAAATAGCTTTTGCCACAGACTTTTCATTTTACTACAATGAAGATAATATAAATCTAATTAAATACTACGCTAAAAAACAAGAAGCTACTATACGAGTTGTGCATGTTTTAACTGCAAGTAAACTTAGTCCTGAAAAAGAAAAGGTGAGGGAATATCTGGATGGTTTATTAAATGGGGTACCTAAACATTATCATTATCTAACAGATGTCTCAGTTGATGTAGGAATGAGAGTTTTTTCGCAAAGTAGAGAAATCGATTTATTGTGTATGGTAAACAAACAACGTTCATTTTTTGAAAGACTGTTTCTTAAATCTAGTATAGGTGAAGTAAGTTTTCATACACAAACACCGTTATTAGTGCTACACAAAAAGAATAATTAAAAAAGAAAAAGCGGTTAATAACCGCTTTTTATATATACTTATAGTAATATTATGTCAAATAGACTAGGCTTTTAAATACCTGCGATCCATCCAAAATGTACCAAATGGAATTATGGAACACGCTAAAATAATGGCCAATGTCTTGTTGTTCCAATTATTTTGTTTTTGAAGGCTAAAAGCCATCATAACATAAAGTACAAACAAAACACCATGGGCCATACCAATAAATTTGTTAGGCGCTGGATTTTCAAAATAATACTTTAAAGGCATAGTTACGCCAAGAATTAGTAAAAAGGAAATTCCTTCAAGAATACTGATAATACGGAAATTGCTATTATTCATAGATAGAGAATTAAGAGTAGGGCAAAAATACAATTAACACCTATACTATAAAGGAATGGGAATTGTTAAAATAGGTTAATTAACAGCTTTCAAAAAAACCTATTTTACATAATGTAAATTATAGTTCATTTATAATATTTCAATACTTTGTTGGATTAACTAATTAAAGAATCGTTACCATACAACACTATATGAAAAGAAAGAAATATGACGAACTACTTCATTGTAATAACTTCTCCATAATTCGCGTATACGGTTAATCCATCAACAAAAAAAAATATACGCGATTCTCAGCGATTAGGATTTTATTCTTCTATAGGTGTCATTCTACCTGTATACCTTATCGATAAGCGTTGAGAACTTAAAACTGTGATATAAGCAGTATTATTCGGAAACAAATCTATACGTACCTGGTAATTTTCTGTTGGATTTTCTTTATCACGAGCTGAAAACTGTAGTTGATAACTATCCTTTTTACCTGGTGTATATTGAACTTTCTCAGCTTTTCCTTCAATTTCTATACCATTGCCTGAACCGTATTGTCCTCCCATTTGTCGCTCACCAAAATAAGGCAAATAGGCTGATATGCTGTCATTCATTACTTTAAAATAATTAGAATTCCCAATAAGGTTGATCCGAGATGCACTACTTCCTGGAGGTAATAAACCAGCATTGGCAATACTTGACATTGCATTGGTAAATTGAGGTTCTGCCCATTCTGATTCAATCATGAATGTACGATTAGTAATCATTTCATTAAATTGTTGCAATTGAGCCTGGGTAGCCACTTCTTTACTAGATGAACAAGATACCACAGCCAACAATATCCATATAGGTATTGCAAATCGTAATAAATGTGATGCTTTCATTATATTGCTATTTAAATTAAACTATGGTTTACTAATTTTACTACTTAAAATTAAGAAAAAGGTAGTAAATTTTAATTATAGAATTGTTAAACCTTAATAGGTAATCCTCCTTTTACGAGCTTCTATGTTCCAAGTGGTATTTACATTGTGCAGTTCGACTACGTGTAATTCCTCGTATAAGTTTACTGTTGGACATATATGGTAAGGAATACCATATAGTACATCTCCAACTTGAAGGCTATCCCAGTTTTCAACCTTCAGAACACCATGTTCTTCGCTTTGAGAGATAAATTCGTAATCCATAAGGTTCAAAAATTGGATTCTTTTATCAATGGAATTTTCAGAGGCGACTGCTTTATGTCCCATATCTACTGTGATAATTCCTTTTGTTGGTTTTGAAATAATTCTTGTGAAAACAACAACTGCAGCTTTGAATGGTTGTTCTGAAAGTATCTTTTCATAACCGGCATCCCAAAAAACACAAGTTCCGGGGCTACAAACTCTATCTTTTTCTAGTAAATGAGTAGAAAAAGAAGGTGTCCCTCCGGCTATTATTTCAACCTTAGGATAGTCATTTTTTATTTGTTTCCAAATTTCTTTAATAGCCCTCCACCCTTCTAAAATATTGCTTTTTCGGTCCTCAAAATCAGCATTTCTATGCTGTCCATCATATACATGTAACCCTCTAAAATAAAGATTTTTAGACTCCTTTATTTCATGTAACAATTCATCATTTATAAGCTCGGGTACTATTCCACTCCTATGCATTCCATTATTCACATCAAGGTAGAAACCTAGTAAGCGATTGGCAGCTTTAGCGTTTAATTCCTGTAGTGATTGTACATTGTCAATAAGGGTAAAAAAATGAGTGTTAGTATACCCCTTTCGTAGAGCCAAAAATCGATCTATTTTTGGGCCTACCAATTGATGCGAAATAAGTACTTCTTTAGCTCCTGATTGTGCCGCCAACTCTGCTTCTGCTATAGTAGCAGCCTTAAACCGTGTAATTCCTTTTGCAATCATTTCTGAAATCACCTTACCACTCTTATTGGTTTTCACATGAGGCATCAGTCTCGAGGGATCCATACCAACCATTTCCAATAAAGTATTTAGATTAAAGTCTAACCTATCCTTATATAATAAAAGTGAAGGAGAATCTATAGCAGACTCATTTGCAATTTCATACCATTCCATACAATACTCTCTTTATAGGTGCCTACAATCCATTTACTTTAACTTCCAACATACCATCTACGGTAATAAAGGCTAACATTGCCTGTGGAGTTAATTGTACTTTTTTAAATGCTAATTCACCTAGTTTCCCATTGATATATACTCCTTCGGTAGGTGAATAATTAGTAATATACTTCTTAATATTTTCTTTACCTTCTTCTAAATTGGGAGCTATGGAATACCGACATTGTTCTTGTAATTGCTTTAAAATATAATTACTAGCCATCCAATTTGCAGATTTAGTTAACACATTCTTAGTATCCAGTACATAATCTAGTTGATCAAAGAAGACCTCTTGAGTAACCTCGTTATATTGTGGATATCCAGATAAATAAATGGTTCCAGCAATACTGCCTTGTAAATCTAATGCAATGATCATTTTATTGCTTTTCTGCCAAATTTTCACATTGGAAACCGTCACTTTCTTACTTCCAGAACTAAAGGTATATCCATTAAAATTCTTAGTCATAATACGAGAAGCATCCTCATAGGTAGAAACAGCTACAATAGTAGCCGTAACACGTTCAGGCATTTCTTTTACAGGCTTGAGAATGATTTTATTTCTATCAAATTTTCGTTTAGGTTCATAACCTACCACAGTTTCCAATACACACTTCAAGCCCATCTGAAAGGAAATATTGCTTTTAGTAAGCTTGGCGTCAGTAGTGTACAATTCTGCTGGTACTACACGAAGCCAACTTTCATAAGTATCACTCATTTGAAAAGGAGTTGAAATCTGTTCAAGAGCATCTAATACAGAAGGTTTGAAATCAAGTGAAGTGGCAATAGCAGAATCAATATTATCTTCAATAACCGATTTAAAAAGTGCAATAGCTGGAGATACTACACTAGTAACAGGTACTTTCTGACCAAACAATGTCATGGTAGGATGTTCCTTCCACACCAATGATTTCAACGCTGTTTGTGTTTTTAAATTCCAATTCGACAATCCAACATTACTAACTAACGTTACGGTCCCATTCAAATCAAAATCACGAATATTATAGAGTGCAACACCCATAGCCGTTGTACCCAAACGATATTGAATATGAGCTTTAAGAGGAAATACCGTTTTGAGTTTACCATTATCATAGGTAATTTCTATCGGAGCTTGCTTCCATACCTTTAATCTTATATTGTCATCTTCAAAATCATCATCTTCATAAATAAGGCCTTGTAAGGAAGTATTTGTTACTTTTTCAAGGTCTTTTAGTTGTATGGAAACAGGAATGCTGATGTAGGAATGCGGATATTCAAAAGGTGTGATAGTGCCTGTAGAATCCGGTTCCGGAGCGAGGGTGGCTATTTTTTGTGATCCTGAGCAACCACTTAAGATGATCAGTAGTGTTAAAATTCCAAAAAAAGATAGCTTCATAAAAAACCTTGAATTAAGGACTAATCTTTTACCACTATCATATTAGCTCTATACCCGGTAGCCAACATCCATTGTTTGCCGGATATGAGCTTACCCGTGTCGTCATACACACGCAGTTCAGCTGTATTTGGTCCGGATGATCCCTGGTTAAGCGCTTCAAATTCAATAGTATTAAAACCAGGTTTCAACTCCACTTCAATACCTTTGAAGGAAGCATCTAAGAAAACATCTCCTGCAACCAATTGTTCGTTGACATAGACATTCACTCTATCTCCATCCACATACTGGTGATCCCTGTATACAATTTTAAGCTTAGAAGAATTACTTTTAAAATCGCCTAAGTATTGATTCCCTTTGATAGCAGAATAATCTTCCCCTTTCTGCATATTAGCTCCTGGCGTTCGTACATCCCATTTACGTTGAACCAAATCATTAGTTCCAGGAAATTGCAACTCTTTTTTAGGAAGTTCTAAAGGACTTGCCTTGGATTTATCAGATGGAAGAATTAAAAGACTTGAATTAGCCTTTGGGACAGCAGGAATAACTAAAGGAGTAACTTTTTTACTATCTTGAATCTTTTGCGTATACGCAGTAAATGTAAAAATAATGGCTAATACCAATGTAAAAGAAATCCTCATAGCTATTTCATTTTCCTAGCTAATGTACAAAAATCTTGCCAAAGCACTCAGCCAATAGAACGTTAAAAGTCAATCTCAAAACAAGTTTAGGTATAAAAAAACGCCGCAAAAGCGGCGTTTAAGTATCTTTTGAAGAATATTATTAATATTCTCCTGTACGATTCGCATCACGAGGCTCAGGCCATTTGATCTGCTCTCCAGTTCTTGGGCTAATTGGTAAAACAGCTCTATCTCTCGGGAACGTTTCAGGGTCTTCACTCGCCATATAGGTTAGAATAGCCGTTAGAATAGCATTGTTACGAACGTCATCAAAAATAATTTTATCATACGTATCGCGGTTTGTGTGCCATGTATAATTTCCATATGACCAGTTAAGTGAACTTAATGAAAATCCTGGTGCTCCTGCAGCAACAAATGATGCAAAATCAGAGCCTCCTGTACCTGGAATGCCAGGGAAAGTTGTTTCAATATGTTTACGAATATCTACAGGTACTGCTTGTAACCAACGTGTAATGAACTCATATGAATGTAAGAATCCTTGTCCATTAATATTAACAACTCGTCCAGTACCGTTATCTTGGTTAAACAATGCTTGCATATTGTTTACAACCTCTGGGTGATCCTTTACATAAGCACGCGATCCGTTAAGACCTTGCTCTTCCCCACCCCATAGTCCAACTATAATTGTACGTTTAGGATTAGGATATAATTTTTTAAGAATACGAGCAGCTTCCATCATAACAATGGTTCCAGTACCATTATCTGTGGCACCTGTTCCACCATCCCATGAATCAAAGTGAGCTGAAAGTATAATATACTCTTCTGGCTTTTCCGTACCTTTAATTTCAGCAATCGTATTAAAAGCAGGAGACATACCTGTATGCTTAGACTCTGCAGTTAATTTAATTTGAGGCTTGCTTCCACTTTCTGCAAGACGGTATAACATTCCATAATCCTCTAGAGAAATATCTATAGTAGGCACCTTTTTAGTACGCGCACTAAATACTTTATTTACTCCAAAACCTTGCGACCAATACGATTGAAAAATTGCTACTGCGCCATTATTTTCCAATACTTCAGGCAATGTACGGCTATTGTAACCTGTGTTTTCAATACGTTTCTCCCAAGCTTTGGTGGCAGCATCCTTATCTTCTTTCATTTTAGCAAGTGATTCCTCTGTAGCAAACTCTTTCCAGTTATACTCAGGTCTTCCACTAGGCTGATGCATTGATATTAATACAATTTTACCCTTTACAGTAGGTAACCACTTCGCAAATTCGGCAGCATTTGCAACTTCTGGAAGTACAATAACTTCAGCCTGAACACCTTTTTTAGGTGTAGCCGGACTCCAAGCCAATTGACGGCCCTCTAAAGAAACAACACGTGGAGAAACCATATCAATATGTGTAATTCCTCGCTCCCAGCCTTTCCACTGTCCATATTGCTCATTGTGCGCGTCTATACCCCATGACTGGAATTTAGAAACAGCCCAATCATGTGCTTGATTCATTTGTGGAGTACCGATTAATCGAGGACCTATTTGGTCCAATAATTCATGTGCTAATGATTCTAAATGTGAATTTTCGGTTGCTTCCTTTACCATGGCTTCAACCATTTTCTCCTTAGTTTGCGCTATTACAGCTACGCTACAAAGAAAAAATGAGGCCACTAAAAGTGATACAGGTTTTCTCATCAGTTAAATGGATTTTAGTTAAGAATTGATTACGTTTCAAATATAAGTTTTTCTCTTGCCGTGCACTTAAGTTTAACAAACCGTTAAGATTTACCTCTTTTCTTCAAAATTGCTTGAAAATTGTGCATGATTTGATTGTATCATACCGTCAGGTTGTTATATTTTTGCAACCGTTAATACTAAACTTTCAACATTGAAAAATTCAAAAGCTTTAAAGTTACTGGCTAAAATACAGGACGATTTATCTAGAAATGGAATTATCACCAATACATTGGTCGCAGATTTACAAGACTTAAGACCTTATGCTGTAGAAGACAAAAATCCACTTTTAGCAAAAACTATTCGTCTAACATTTGAACACATAGAAGCAAATCAGACTTTTGCAATTGCAATACCTGATGATGAACCAATTGAAGGTATTGAATTTACTGCAGCTAGTGAAGAAGTGGACGCTAAAGAGAGTTTAGCTTACCTACTTTCATTGTTTGCAGATCCAGATAAAAAATCAAACGCATTGGATTTAAGAGAGTATTGCAATGCTTTAATTGCCTATGCTGAGGAAAATTAATCTTTTTTAACGTAAAAAGATTAAAAGTGCGCCTAAGGCAGTTAATATTAAAATTATTTTTCTGAAATTCATCTCTTTAATACGTGAAACTAATTGTACCCCGGTAAATAATCCAATAACAAGGGCCGGCAGCAAGTAAAGATTCACGGTTAATGTATCCTTAGTGACGGTTTCCCAAACCCAAATGTGAAATGGTAATTTACACAGATTTGTGAGAAACAACAGCCAAGCTGTAGTACCAATAAAGTTGTTTTTGGGAAGCCGCATTGCTAAAAAGTACAAATTAGAAAAAGCCCCGGCCAGATTACCTATCATCGTAGCGAAACCGGCAGAAAGCCCCATAGTACCGGCAAATACAGGATGTGAAGGAATTGCCATTCCTTTTTGCCTGTCCCACCAAAACATGATGGCTACCGAAATGGCAATGATTACTGCCATTCCTTTTTTAAAGAGATCTTCAGAAATACTATTTCCTGTATAAACTCCTAAAAGTACACCAATGAGCATCCAAGGAAGAAGTTTGTAGAGATATTTCTTTTCAAGATATCGACGGTAATAACTTACTGCAAATACATCTCCAACCAATAACATAGGCATGAGGACGCCGGTAGATGGTTTACCGCCAAATACCAAGGCCATGATGGTAACAATCATAATCCCAATACCCTTTAATCCGGATTTGGAAATGCCTAATAAAAATGCGCCTAGATACGCGAGTATCCAACCAGTTGTAGTGATTTCTGTAACCATGATACGAATGTAAGGTGATTAGAGTTACCTACGATGTAAATGATTGTAAATT harbors:
- a CDS encoding M20/M25/M40 family metallo-hydrolase, giving the protein MRKPVSLLVASFFLCSVAVIAQTKEKMVEAMVKEATENSHLESLAHELLDQIGPRLIGTPQMNQAHDWAVSKFQSWGIDAHNEQYGQWKGWERGITHIDMVSPRVVSLEGRQLAWSPATPKKGVQAEVIVLPEVANAAEFAKWLPTVKGKIVLISMHQPSGRPEYNWKEFATEESLAKMKEDKDAATKAWEKRIENTGYNSRTLPEVLENNGAVAIFQSYWSQGFGVNKVFSARTKKVPTIDISLEDYGMLYRLAESGSKPQIKLTAESKHTGMSPAFNTIAEIKGTEKPEEYIILSAHFDSWDGGTGATDNGTGTIVMMEAARILKKLYPNPKRTIIVGLWGGEEQGLNGSRAYVKDHPEVVNNMQALFNQDNGTGRVVNINGQGFLHSYEFITRWLQAVPVDIRKHIETTFPGIPGTGGSDFASFVAAGAPGFSLSSLNWSYGNYTWHTNRDTYDKIIFDDVRNNAILTAILTYMASEDPETFPRDRAVLPISPRTGEQIKWPEPRDANRTGEY
- a CDS encoding D-TA family PLP-dependent enzyme; this encodes MEWYEIANESAIDSPSLLLYKDRLDFNLNTLLEMVGMDPSRLMPHVKTNKSGKVISEMIAKGITRFKAATIAEAELAAQSGAKEVLISHQLVGPKIDRFLALRKGYTNTHFFTLIDNVQSLQELNAKAANRLLGFYLDVNNGMHRSGIVPELINDELLHEIKESKNLYFRGLHVYDGQHRNADFEDRKSNILEGWRAIKEIWKQIKNDYPKVEIIAGGTPSFSTHLLEKDRVCSPGTCVFWDAGYEKILSEQPFKAAVVVFTRIISKPTKGIITVDMGHKAVASENSIDKRIQFLNLMDYEFISQSEEHGVLKVENWDSLQVGDVLYGIPYHICPTVNLYEELHVVELHNVNTTWNIEARKRRITY
- a CDS encoding DUF3817 domain-containing protein; translated protein: MNNSNFRIISILEGISFLLILGVTMPLKYYFENPAPNKFIGMAHGVLFVLYVMMAFSLQKQNNWNNKTLAIILACSIIPFGTFWMDRRYLKA
- a CDS encoding DUF4251 domain-containing protein; its protein translation is MKASHLLRFAIPIWILLAVVSCSSSKEVATQAQLQQFNEMITNRTFMIESEWAEPQFTNAMSSIANAGLLPPGSSASRINLIGNSNYFKVMNDSISAYLPYFGERQMGGQYGSGNGIEIEGKAEKVQYTPGKKDSYQLQFSARDKENPTENYQVRIDLFPNNTAYITVLSSQRLSIRYTGRMTPIEE
- a CDS encoding sulfite exporter TauE/SafE family protein, which gives rise to MVTEITTTGWILAYLGAFLLGISKSGLKGIGIMIVTIMALVFGGKPSTGVLMPMLLVGDVFAVSYYRRYLEKKYLYKLLPWMLIGVLLGVYTGNSISEDLFKKGMAVIIAISVAIMFWWDRQKGMAIPSHPVFAGTMGLSAGFATMIGNLAGAFSNLYFLAMRLPKNNFIGTTAWLLFLTNLCKLPFHIWVWETVTKDTLTVNLYLLPALVIGLFTGVQLVSRIKEMNFRKIILILTALGALLIFLR
- a CDS encoding DUF4403 family protein encodes the protein MKLSFFGILTLLIILSGCSGSQKIATLAPEPDSTGTITPFEYPHSYISIPVSIQLKDLEKVTNTSLQGLIYEDDDFEDDNIRLKVWKQAPIEITYDNGKLKTVFPLKAHIQYRLGTTAMGVALYNIRDFDLNGTVTLVSNVGLSNWNLKTQTALKSLVWKEHPTMTLFGQKVPVTSVVSPAIALFKSVIEDNIDSAIATSLDFKPSVLDALEQISTPFQMSDTYESWLRVVPAELYTTDAKLTKSNISFQMGLKCVLETVVGYEPKRKFDRNKIILKPVKEMPERVTATIVAVSTYEDASRIMTKNFNGYTFSSGSKKVTVSNVKIWQKSNKMIIALDLQGSIAGTIYLSGYPQYNEVTQEVFFDQLDYVLDTKNVLTKSANWMASNYILKQLQEQCRYSIAPNLEEGKENIKKYITNYSPTEGVYINGKLGELAFKKVQLTPQAMLAFITVDGMLEVKVNGL